The Flavobacteriales bacterium genome has a segment encoding these proteins:
- a CDS encoding DUF4249 domain-containing protein produces the protein MNKLKLNILTIISICFALVFTSCEKVVDLDLDDAPQALVIEALLHDSIGDNYVIISKSKPFNENTGTFETVSGATVVVTDNFGNSFSFIEVLAGVYNSPTLKGIEGRTYVLSVYADGKSITAQSTMPPKINLDSLSHQKINRPFSDPNDPQQYRIYTHFYDTPNFNNYYRIKASSRTVKQKGVLVLSDNLIDGDNVVFPIFQTEFEENDTVSVQLLSIDEVNYRYFNALASSQGGEVPGNPETNLNGAENVVGFFAAYAKSERKFIVTPLP, from the coding sequence ATGAATAAATTAAAACTTAACATACTTACAATTATATCGATATGCTTTGCATTAGTTTTTACCTCGTGCGAAAAGGTGGTTGATTTAGATTTAGATGATGCACCTCAAGCATTGGTTATTGAGGCATTACTTCATGATTCGATTGGAGACAATTACGTAATTATTTCTAAATCGAAACCGTTTAACGAAAACACGGGTACTTTCGAAACCGTTTCTGGTGCAACCGTTGTTGTTACCGATAATTTTGGGAACAGTTTTAGTTTTATTGAAGTATTAGCAGGTGTTTACAATAGTCCAACTTTAAAAGGCATAGAGGGCAGGACTTATGTGTTGTCGGTTTATGCCGATGGAAAATCTATTACCGCTCAATCTACCATGCCTCCAAAAATTAATTTAGATTCACTATCACATCAAAAAATAAATAGACCTTTTAGCGACCCAAATGACCCACAACAATATCGAATTTACACTCATTTTTATGATACCCCTAATTTCAATAATTATTATAGAATAAAAGCTTCCAGTAGAACAGTAAAACAAAAAGGAGTGTTAGTTTTAAGTGACAATTTAATTGATGGCGACAATGTAGTTTTTCCAATTTTTCAAACCGAGTTTGAAGAAAATGATACTGTTTCAGTTCAATTGTTATCAATTGATGAAGTAAACTATCGATACTTTAACGCACTGGCTTCTTCGCAAGGTGGTGAAGTGCCTGGAAACCCAGAAACAAACTTAAATGGAGCAGAAAATGTAGTTGGTTTTTTTGCAGCTTACGCAAAAAGCGAACGTAAGTTTATTGTAACTCCTTTACCATAA
- a CDS encoding TonB-dependent receptor, giving the protein MHKYFLILFSLLLSIQLVAQEKYTISGSIKDESNGEDLIGVTIFVKELPGTGTVTNVYGFYSLTLPKGQYTIQYSYVGYKTVEFKADLTKNIKNNIQISSNSTDLGVFEVSAEREDENIRSTEMSVSKIDIKEIESIPVLFGERDILKTIQLLPGVKSAGEGNAGFFVRGGSSDQNLILLDEAPVYNASHLLGFFSVFNSDAIKDLKLYKGGIPAEYGGRLSSVMDIKMKEGNSKKIAATGGIGLISSKLTVEVPIVKDKGSFLISGRRTYADLFLKLSNDEDQKNTKLYFYDLNLKANYQLTEKDRLFVSGYFGRDNFGFANRFSFTWGNTTATVRWNHLFNDKLFSNTSFIYSDYNYKIDIAAAGFSINSQIRDFNFKQDLDFFWNENNKLKFGANVIHHTFDPGEIASTGEAIGNTKIENRYSVESSAYVSNEHKFNELWSATYGFRYSNFTQIGPGEIYTYNNKGDITDTTKYRENNAIKTYHGFEPRIGINYILNETSSLKTSYNRMYQYLHLLSNSSGNNPTDTWLPSSNNIKPEIADQVALGYFKNLRDNSFEFSVETYYKVMQNTIDYRTGAEITLNPTVEGEILNGKGRAYGLEFFLKKRKGKFTGWVSYTLARTEVQFDQINKGAWYPAKQDRTHDISVVGMFAITERLKISSTFVFYTGNAVTFPTGKYVIDGQIINLYSARNGARMPNYHRMDIGLTLDGKNYKMVTNPETGEKEKVQRKFQSSWNFSVYNVYARENAYSFTFRPKEDNPVQTEIVQLSLFKIIPSISYNFSF; this is encoded by the coding sequence ATGCATAAATATTTCTTAATTCTTTTCTCGCTCTTACTATCAATACAACTAGTTGCTCAAGAAAAATACACCATCAGTGGCAGTATAAAAGACGAATCTAACGGCGAGGATTTAATTGGTGTTACCATATTTGTAAAGGAACTACCAGGAACTGGAACTGTTACTAATGTTTATGGTTTTTATTCTTTAACCTTACCTAAGGGACAATACACTATTCAATATTCTTATGTCGGTTATAAAACAGTAGAGTTTAAAGCAGATTTAACCAAAAACATTAAAAATAATATTCAAATTTCGTCTAACTCTACTGATTTGGGCGTTTTTGAAGTAAGTGCCGAGCGTGAGGATGAGAACATACGTTCTACCGAGATGAGTGTGTCAAAAATTGACATCAAAGAAATAGAGAGTATTCCAGTATTGTTCGGAGAACGTGACATTTTAAAAACCATACAATTATTGCCCGGTGTAAAATCGGCAGGTGAGGGAAATGCTGGTTTTTTTGTTCGAGGAGGAAGCTCTGATCAAAACTTAATTCTATTGGATGAAGCACCCGTTTATAATGCTTCTCATTTATTAGGTTTTTTCTCTGTTTTTAATTCTGATGCTATTAAAGATTTAAAGCTTTATAAAGGTGGCATCCCTGCTGAATACGGTGGTCGACTATCTTCTGTAATGGATATAAAAATGAAAGAAGGAAATTCAAAAAAAATTGCAGCTACAGGTGGTATTGGTTTAATTTCATCTAAATTAACTGTTGAAGTTCCAATTGTTAAGGATAAAGGGTCATTTTTAATAAGTGGAAGAAGAACTTATGCAGATTTATTTTTGAAACTATCAAACGATGAAGACCAAAAAAATACCAAATTGTATTTCTACGATTTGAATTTAAAAGCCAATTATCAACTTACAGAGAAAGACCGCTTATTTGTTTCTGGTTATTTTGGTAGAGACAATTTTGGGTTTGCAAATAGATTTAGTTTTACTTGGGGAAACACAACAGCAACAGTTCGTTGGAATCATTTATTTAACGATAAATTGTTTAGCAATACTTCATTCATTTATTCCGATTATAACTACAAAATCGATATTGCTGCTGCAGGGTTTTCTATTAATTCACAAATTCGTGATTTTAATTTTAAGCAAGACTTGGATTTCTTTTGGAACGAAAACAACAAATTAAAGTTTGGTGCAAATGTCATACATCACACCTTCGACCCAGGAGAAATTGCTTCTACTGGAGAAGCAATAGGAAATACAAAAATTGAAAATAGGTATTCAGTAGAATCGTCGGCTTATGTTAGCAATGAACATAAATTTAATGAATTGTGGTCGGCAACGTATGGATTCAGGTATTCAAATTTCACACAAATTGGTCCAGGCGAAATTTATACTTATAACAATAAAGGCGATATAACTGATACAACAAAATACAGAGAAAACAATGCCATAAAAACTTATCATGGCTTTGAACCTCGTATTGGAATTAATTACATTTTAAACGAAACCAGTTCGTTAAAAACATCATACAACAGAATGTATCAATACTTGCATCTTTTATCAAACTCATCAGGCAACAACCCTACCGATACTTGGCTACCAAGTAGCAACAATATTAAACCAGAAATTGCTGACCAAGTAGCATTAGGTTATTTTAAAAATTTGAGAGACAATTCTTTTGAATTTTCGGTGGAAACCTATTACAAAGTAATGCAGAACACTATTGATTACAGAACTGGAGCAGAAATTACATTAAACCCAACCGTTGAGGGCGAGATTTTAAATGGTAAAGGTAGAGCCTATGGTTTGGAGTTCTTTTTGAAAAAACGAAAAGGAAAATTTACTGGATGGGTTAGTTATACCTTAGCTCGAACCGAAGTCCAATTTGACCAAATTAATAAAGGAGCATGGTATCCAGCAAAACAAGATAGAACACATGATATTTCTGTTGTTGGTATGTTTGCTATAACTGAACGCCTTAAAATTTCTTCTACTTTCGTTTTTTATACAGGTAATGCTGTTACATTTCCAACAGGAAAATATGTTATTGACGGACAAATCATAAACTTATATTCAGCAAGGAATGGTGCAAGAATGCCAAACTACCACAGAATGGATATAGGGTTAACCTTAGATGGGAAAAATTATAAAATGGTTACCAATCCTGAAACTGGCGAAAAAGAAAAAGTTCAGCGTAAATTTCAATCGAGTTGGAATTTTTCAGTATACAATGTTTATGCACGTGAAAATGCTTACTCATTTACATTTAGACCAAAAGAAGATAACCCAGTACAAACAGAGATTGTTCAACTTTCCCTTTTTAAAATTATTCCTTCCATTAGTTACAATTTTAGTTTTTAA
- a CDS encoding GHKL domain-containing protein has translation MNHSKNKNYIFLILGLVLFFYNPFVTVITSNTDVVATFNEILNEKEKSVNQQLQRLVKTDSVVNVFNQIQHQKDIEGISYYGFDKNKLVFWSNSTVSFNNLSDFNDTNGVVLLKDGLYQYVKKQLNQHTFLGLILIKSEYTIQNNYLKTGLHPSYGIKDDVEILIDDKTNKSVIKDINGNPLFSLKVNSSNYKSSNWLSIILYLLGVVLLVMFVYAELKKHRKIKKYASLFSIGIVLMFYFITAGLSIPEVIFHQKIFSPTIFGHSGLLPSLGHFLIVSIVIMTITILWVKRGKEKSSYALLKATLSMVFVVCLNMVFTNWFAGLINNSNINFDINNLLDLTAYSFIGILIVIILYTCLTVLVNSIINDYAARTKIKKNQLLALFWLLSLLSILIGHLAFEIDWKIASWILVAILILATGNTIKTKFYQSILLVILIATSITVGFVKLTKQKEQLNQEFLLKKLAKEADPVTEYLFTDLKTKIEADTLLVNQVKNYWENKDDVDGYVLEKYFTGYWNKYDVFLFMCLPEDTLVVQPENVEASCFDFFTEKVEREAVSRYNFNDNIHFLYNKDGVGSYLGNISINAADTLSNKAVLYIEMLPKLLSNNEGYPELLLNEKEIDVSASLTKYSFAKYKKSRLVHNSGDCNYNLELTPKLPFSEEGFFTQSSSNYQHLYYQSDKNTVVVLSALQKTDFNYITTFSYFFICCSLFILIAGLLFNVEPFNWRIGFSEFSTKIQLFIIVSTFLSFVLFGLGTSYYIKKQYEDKNTKSIQEKVHSVVTELNTEFANEKSMEEINIDFITNQLIKYSNIFFADINLYGLSGQLIATSRPEIIERGLISNRMNPLAFHSLKEHKKSSFIHDEEIGEMNYLSAYVPFRNNENKVIAYLNVPYFAKQNQLENELSQFFTALINIYALLFLVSIFIAVLFANYISEPVRLIKEKIRALQLGKSNEFIDWKSNDEIGSLVKEYNQKVLELEKSAKLLAQSERESAWREMAKQVAHEIKNPLTPMKLSIQHLERSIADNPADLPERIKRTAKTLVEQIDTLTNIANEFSSFAKMPKANEQQLNLVEILETVVDLYRKEQVEIVFDNQLEKESLLVADKDQLNRMFSNLIKNAIQAIPENQKGKIVISACVKNNFYTITITDNGAGIPEDLQEKIFTPNFTTKTTGMGLGLAMVKNMVKNLNGTIDFTTSNKGTSFKIEIPF, from the coding sequence ATGAATCATTCAAAAAATAAGAATTACATCTTTTTAATACTGGGATTAGTCTTGTTTTTTTACAATCCTTTTGTTACAGTTATTACTAGCAATACGGATGTTGTAGCTACTTTTAATGAAATATTGAATGAAAAAGAAAAATCAGTAAATCAACAATTACAGAGATTAGTCAAAACGGATAGTGTTGTCAATGTATTTAACCAAATACAGCATCAAAAAGATATAGAAGGTATTAGCTATTATGGTTTCGACAAAAACAAACTTGTTTTTTGGAGTAATTCAACGGTTTCGTTTAACAATTTATCCGATTTTAACGATACGAATGGTGTAGTTTTATTAAAAGATGGACTTTATCAATATGTAAAAAAACAACTCAATCAGCACACTTTTTTAGGGTTAATTTTAATAAAAAGTGAATATACTATTCAAAATAACTATCTAAAAACAGGGCTTCACCCAAGTTATGGAATTAAAGATGATGTTGAAATTTTGATAGATGATAAAACAAATAAATCGGTTATAAAAGACATAAACGGCAATCCTTTATTTTCATTAAAAGTAAACTCAAGCAATTATAAATCGAGCAATTGGTTGTCGATTATCTTGTATTTATTAGGTGTTGTTTTGCTGGTGATGTTTGTTTATGCTGAATTGAAAAAACATAGAAAAATCAAAAAATATGCTTCACTTTTTAGTATCGGGATTGTCTTAATGTTTTATTTCATTACCGCAGGTTTATCAATTCCTGAAGTAATTTTTCATCAAAAAATATTTAGTCCAACCATTTTTGGACATTCTGGCTTATTGCCTTCGTTGGGACATTTTTTAATTGTTTCGATTGTAATAATGACCATCACTATTTTATGGGTAAAACGTGGCAAAGAAAAAAGTAGTTATGCTTTGCTAAAAGCGACACTATCAATGGTTTTTGTTGTTTGTTTAAATATGGTGTTTACCAACTGGTTTGCTGGTTTAATTAACAATTCTAACATTAATTTCGATATTAATAATTTACTCGATTTAACAGCATATAGTTTTATTGGAATTCTTATTGTTATTATTTTGTACACTTGTTTGACTGTGTTGGTAAATTCAATTATAAACGATTATGCAGCCCGAACAAAAATCAAGAAAAATCAGTTGTTGGCTTTGTTTTGGTTGTTATCGTTACTATCCATTCTAATTGGACACTTAGCTTTTGAAATTGATTGGAAAATTGCATCTTGGATTCTTGTAGCCATTCTAATTCTAGCCACAGGTAACACTATTAAAACCAAATTTTACCAAAGTATTTTATTGGTAATTTTAATAGCTACATCAATAACAGTAGGATTTGTAAAACTTACCAAACAAAAAGAACAACTAAATCAAGAGTTTTTACTAAAAAAGCTAGCTAAAGAAGCCGACCCAGTTACAGAATATTTATTTACCGATTTAAAAACTAAGATTGAAGCCGATACTCTTTTAGTTAACCAAGTCAAAAATTATTGGGAAAACAAAGACGATGTTGACGGCTATGTACTTGAAAAATATTTTACGGGTTATTGGAATAAATACGATGTATTTTTATTTATGTGTTTACCCGAAGATACCTTAGTAGTTCAGCCTGAAAATGTAGAAGCTAGTTGTTTTGATTTTTTCACTGAAAAGGTTGAACGAGAAGCGGTGTCGAGATATAATTTTAACGATAACATCCATTTTTTATACAATAAAGATGGTGTTGGGAGTTACTTGGGAAACATCAGTATTAATGCTGCTGACACGCTTTCTAATAAGGCTGTTTTATATATTGAAATGTTGCCTAAACTGTTGTCCAATAACGAAGGATACCCTGAGCTTTTGCTTAATGAGAAAGAGATTGATGTGTCGGCTTCACTTACCAAATATTCATTTGCCAAGTACAAAAAAAGCCGCTTGGTACACAATAGTGGAGATTGTAACTACAACTTAGAATTAACCCCAAAGTTACCATTTAGCGAAGAAGGGTTTTTTACGCAATCATCAAGCAATTACCAACATTTGTATTACCAAAGTGATAAAAATACAGTGGTGGTGTTAAGTGCATTACAAAAAACCGACTTTAATTACATAACCACTTTTTCATATTTCTTTATATGTTGTAGTTTGTTTATTTTAATTGCTGGTTTATTATTTAACGTGGAGCCATTTAATTGGCGAATAGGTTTTTCTGAGTTCAGTACAAAAATTCAACTTTTTATTATTGTTTCTACTTTTTTATCGTTTGTACTGTTTGGTTTAGGAACATCTTATTACATAAAAAAACAATACGAGGACAAAAACACCAAAAGCATACAAGAAAAGGTACATTCGGTAGTTACAGAACTTAATACCGAATTTGCAAATGAAAAATCGATGGAAGAAATAAATATCGATTTCATCACCAATCAATTGATAAAATACTCAAACATCTTTTTTGCAGATATTAATTTATATGGTTTAAGTGGGCAACTCATTGCAACATCACGCCCAGAAATAATAGAACGTGGACTGATTAGTAATAGAATGAATCCTTTAGCATTTCATTCTCTTAAGGAACATAAAAAATCTTCGTTTATTCACGATGAAGAAATAGGTGAAATGAACTACCTTTCGGCTTATGTGCCTTTTAGAAACAACGAAAACAAAGTAATAGCTTATTTAAACGTACCTTATTTTGCCAAACAAAATCAGTTAGAAAATGAATTATCGCAGTTTTTTACCGCATTAATAAACATTTATGCCTTATTGTTTTTGGTGTCAATTTTTATTGCGGTACTGTTTGCCAATTATATTTCGGAGCCTGTACGATTAATAAAAGAAAAAATAAGGGCTCTTCAGTTAGGTAAATCGAATGAGTTTATCGATTGGAAATCGAACGATGAAATAGGTTCATTGGTTAAAGAATACAATCAAAAAGTATTGGAGTTGGAGAAAAGTGCCAAATTATTGGCGCAATCGGAACGTGAAAGTGCTTGGCGGGAAATGGCAAAACAAGTAGCACATGAAATAAAAAATCCGCTTACACCAATGAAGTTGAGCATACAGCATTTAGAACGCTCAATTGCCGATAATCCTGCAGATTTACCTGAACGTATTAAACGTACTGCTAAAACATTAGTAGAGCAGATAGATACCTTAACCAATATTGCCAATGAGTTTTCGAGCTTTGCAAAAATGCCTAAAGCCAACGAGCAGCAGCTTAATTTAGTAGAGATTTTAGAAACTGTTGTTGATTTGTATAGAAAAGAACAGGTTGAAATTGTTTTCGACAATCAATTAGAAAAAGAATCGCTATTAGTAGCAGATAAAGACCAATTGAATAGAATGTTCTCAAATTTGATTAAAAATGCCATACAAGCCATTCCTGAAAACCAAAAAGGTAAAATTGTTATATCTGCTTGTGTTAAGAATAATTTCTATACCATAACCATTACTGATAATGGTGCTGGAATACCTGAAGACTTACAAGAAAAAATATTCACCCCAAATTTTACTACAAAAACTACAGGCATGGGTCTTGGTTTAGCTATGGTAAAAAACATGGTAAAAAATTTAAACGGAACTATTGATTTTACTACTT